A window of Macrotis lagotis isolate mMagLag1 chromosome X, bilby.v1.9.chrom.fasta, whole genome shotgun sequence contains these coding sequences:
- the LOC141497419 gene encoding olfactory receptor 7A10-like produces MLFSFLFPNRKVDSMVPGNQTKFAEFILMRFSEKPNQQWPFFGLFLGMYLVTVVGNLLIMLAIGSDSHLHTPMYFFLSNLSFVDIGAVSITVSKMLVSIMTQNKAIPYVDCLVQMSFFMVFAALDNFLLTAMAYDCFVAICHPLHYAVIMTPRLCCLLVLLSWITSFLNSILHSLMVTRLSFCTDHEIQHFFCELTEVLKFSCSDTLINYILLYFISGLLAFLCFTGILFSYNQICPSILKVPSAKGKYKAFSTCVSHLSVVSLFYGTLFGVYLSSSVIHSSWESTVVSAMCAVVTPMLNPFIYTLRNKDIKDALRRLISRAASSQ; encoded by the coding sequence atgctcttctcatttctctttcccaatAGAAAAGTCGACTCCATGGTACCAGGAAACCAAACAAAATTTGCTGAATTTATCCTCATGCGGTTTTCTGAGAAACCAAATCAGCAGTGGCCTTTCTTTGGGCTTTTCTTGGGTATGTATTTGGTCACAGTGGTTGGAAACCTGCTCATCATGTTGGCCATTGGCTCTGATTCTCACCTCCATACACCCATGTACTTCTTCCTTTCCAACTTATCCTTTGTGGATATTGGTGCAGTCTCTATCACAGTTTCCAAGATGCTAGTGAGCATCATGACACAAAACAAGGCCATTCCCTATGTGGACTGTTTAGTTCAGATGTCCTTCTTTATGGTTTTTGCTGCTTTGGATAATTTTCTTCTCACTGCAATGGCCTATGACTGTTTTGTGGCTATCTGTCATCCTCTGCACTATGCAGTCATCATGACTCCTCGACTCTGTTGCCTACTAGTCCTACTCTCTTGGATAACAAGCTTTCTAAATTCCATTCTTCATAGTCTGATGGTAACACGTCTCTCCTTCTGTACAGACCATGAAATTCAACACTTCTTTTGTGAACTTACTGAAGTTCTGAAATTCTCTTGTTCTGACACTCTCATCAATTATATCTTGCTCTATTTTATTTCTGGACTGTTGGCCTTTCTCTGCTTCACAGGGATACTTTTCTCTTATAATCAGATCTGTCCTTCCATTTTGAAAGTTCCATCAGCTAAAGGTAAATATAAAGCCTTTTCTACCTGTGTATCTCACCTCTCTGTTGTTTCACTGTTCTATGGGACATTGTTTGGAGTATATTTGAGTTCCTCAGTTATACATTCTTCTTGGGAGAGCACAGTTGTCTCAGCAATGTGTGCTGTGGTCACCCCTATGTTAAACCCCTTCATCTATACACTAAGGAATAAGGATATAAAAGATGCCCTTCGGAGGCTCATTAGCAGAGCAGCCTCCTCTCAGTGA